In a genomic window of Sarcophilus harrisii chromosome 4, mSarHar1.11, whole genome shotgun sequence:
- the LOC111720801 gene encoding histone H2B-like, producing the protein MEGTVVKIPRIAATVKRGFISAEKRHACVKTVPPKKKEFYSSYIAKILKQVHQDFSGNSWVLEVLWSLDNWLFDQAILEAVRLSFFNHRQVITIREVIEALRLVLLEGST; encoded by the exons ATGGAgg GAACGGTGGTGAAAATTCCAAGGATAGCAGCTACAGTTAAGAGAGGCTTCATCAGTGCTGAGAAAAGACATGCCTGTGTGAAGACAGTCCCTCCAAAGAAGAAGGAGTTCTATTCCAGTTATATTGCTAAAATCCTAAAGCAA gttcaTCAAGATTTCAGTGGCAATAGCTGGGTGCTGGAAGTCCTGTGGTCACTGGATAACTGGCTGTTCGATCAGGCCATCTTGGAGGCAGTCAGGTTGTCCTTCTTTAACCACAGGCAAGTCATCACCATCAGAGAAGTGATCGAGGCATTGAGGCTGGTGCTCTTGGAGGGATCTACATAA